In Hemiscyllium ocellatum isolate sHemOce1 chromosome 5, sHemOce1.pat.X.cur, whole genome shotgun sequence, the following are encoded in one genomic region:
- the LOC132815965 gene encoding homeobox protein Hox-A1, with product MDNARMNTFLDYSIINGDTGACSSRSYHADPGIATYQSCAVSNNNCTADERYIVARSVQIGAPPPPPPHHHQPSYTHHNNLGISYSAHPNCGAGYPAQSFSTGYSHHHYSLNQEADGNGGYPQCAPAVYPGNIGSAISPHQHGYGGMVGPGQYSHHPYRQEQQQQQQSSLALVAACHPSSPAHGSHQEACCSPSAETPPPAQTFDWMKVKRNPPKTGKAGEYGFVGQPNTVRTNFSTKQLTELEKEFHFNKYLTRARRVEIAAALQLNETQVKIWFQNRRMKQKKREKEGFASVSPATPGSEANTEDTSDKSNSTSSTPSPSSSTSETIHTSG from the exons ATGGACAATGCAAGGATGAACACCTTCCTAGACTATTCCATCATTAACGGAGACACTGGGGCCTGCTCTTCTAGAAGTTACCATGCAGATCCAGGAATTGCAACTTATCAGTCTTGTGCCGTTAGTAATAATAACTGCACCGCTGATGAGCGCTACATCGTGGCCAGAAGTGTCCAAATAGGtgctccacctcctcctcctcctcatcatcaccAGCCTAGCTATACACACCACAACAACCTGGGCATATCCTACAGTGCCCACCCCAACTGTGGAGCAGGATACCCAGCCCAGAGCTTTAGCACAGGCTACAGTCATCATCATTACTCATTGAACCAAGAGGCGGACGGTAACGGAGGGTACCCTCAGTGTGCTCCTGCTGTCTACCCTGGGAACATTGGCTCAGCCATCAGCCCACATCAGCACGGCTATGGTGGGATGGTGGGGCCAGGCCAATATTCCCATCACCCATACAGAcaagagcagcagcagcagcagcagtccaGTTTAGCCTTAGTTGCAGCCTGTCACCCTTCGTCCCCCGCCCACGGCAGCCATCAGGAAGCCTGCTGCTCCCCGTCTGCTGAGACCCCTCCCCCAGCACAGACCTTTGACTGGATGAAGGTGAAGAGGAACCCTCCGAAAACAG GGAAGGCGGGGGAGTATGGTTTTGTCGGCCAGCCCAATACAGTGAGAACCAATTTCAGCACGAAGCAACTGACCGAGTTGGAGAAAGAGTTCCACTTCAACAAGTACCTGACGCGGGCCAGGCGGGTGGAAATCGCGGCTGCCCTTCAACTCAACGAAACCCAGGTAAAAATCTGGTTCCAGAATCGGCGGATGAAGCAGAAAAAGCGGGAGAAGGAGGGCTTCGCCTCAGTTTCTCCGGCCACTCCTGGGAGTGAAGCGAACACAGAAGACACCTCAGACAAATCGAACTCTACCTCGTCGACCCCCTCCCCATCATCATCTACCTCAGAAACGATTCATACTTCAGGCTGA